One genomic window of Pelecanus crispus isolate bPelCri1 chromosome 18, bPelCri1.pri, whole genome shotgun sequence includes the following:
- the LOC142595183 gene encoding feather keratin Cos1-1/Cos1-3/Cos2-1-like, whose protein sequence is MSCYDQCLPCRPCGPTPLANSCNEPCVRQCQNSTVVIEPSPVVVTLPGPILSSFPQNTVVGSSTSAAVGSILSSEGVPISSGGFDLSCITNRYCGRRCPPC, encoded by the coding sequence atgtcctgctacgaccagtgcctgccctgccggccctgcggcccgaccccgctggccaacagctgcaacgagccctgcgtcaggcagtgccagaactccaccgtcgtcattgagccctctcctgtggtggtgaccctgcccggacccatcctcagctccttcccgcagaacaccgttgtgggctcctccacctctgctgctgttggcagcatcctcagctctgagggagtgcccatctcctctgggggctttgacctctcctgcattaccaaccgctactgtggcagaaggtgcccTCCCTGCTAA